A portion of the Carya illinoinensis cultivar Pawnee chromosome 11, C.illinoinensisPawnee_v1, whole genome shotgun sequence genome contains these proteins:
- the LOC122281324 gene encoding transcription factor GTE10-like isoform X3 has translation MAPAVPIEFTGQKESRKFSLPPMMGKSRKYSKGHSSGFVPDFRHAVETIGESEGFGSSGRVDTEMTVSEDSYAPKRKCISLNADSCDSFVVPMQVLSLSKMSRLERKDLESRLKMELEQVRTLQVKIFSLSSNAVVLSPSSDIRSCSDGKKRPPLESFQRSSEVLAPHGKKRPPAMGRNGSRPKKSKSGHFEPVKLAAPANTSNALLMEKCKTLLDLTRSHQYGWVFNEPVDVVKLKIPDYFTVIKYPMDLGTVKSKIASGGYLSPLEFAADVRLTFSNAMTYNPPGNDVHIMAKTLSKFFEARWKAIEKKLSLTTDEQSVPRAADHVESEINTQIPPTKRKKTVTQNDASVQPEPVRQIMTGDERLKLSAELEALLVELPESIVDFLKEHSAGQTDEEEIEIDIEALSDDTLFTLRKLLDDYMLERQKNQEKAEPCEIELHNESGFSNSSLQPCKDEDVDIVGGNDPPVSSHSPVEIEKDIANRNSKCSSSSSSSGESGSSSSDSDSGSSSRSETDAAKGSVPVDVKENLGSGATSDPKKNDLGDSEIENCEFLDSVNGVGLVEQNTQCKPMSAEVDGHQEGESAPSERQVSPEKLYRAALLRSRFADTILKAREKALEKDEKRDPEKLRLEREELERRQKEEKARLQAEAKAAEEFRRKAEAEAAAEAKRQRELDREAARQALLKMEKTVDINENGQFMEDLEMLRAAPDEHLQSFTEETSPDHSKNVFGSFKLQGSNPLEQLGLYMKDDDDDEEEVEPSKSAPEPVNDVEEGEID, from the exons ATGGCACCGGCTGTTCCCATAGAGTTCACTGGACAGAAGGAATCGAGGAAGTTTTCATTACCTCCAATGATGGGGAAGTCAAGGAAGTACTCTAAAGGGCATTCGTCTGGTTTTGTCCCAGATTTTCGGCATGCAGTTGAGACGATTGGTGAATCAGAAGGTTTTGGTAGTTCTGGAAGGGTTGACACTGAGATGACCGTTTCTGAGGATTCATATGCCCCCAAGAGGAAATGCATTAGCTTGAATGCGGATAGTTGTGATAGTTTTGTTGTCCCAATGCAAGTTTTGTCATTGTCGAAAATGTCACGGTTGGAAAGGAAGGACTTAGAATCGAGGTTGAAAATGGAGCTTGAACAGGTCCGGACACTTCAGGTGAAGATTTTTAGTCTCAGTTCAAATGCTGTAGTATTATCCCCATCTAGTGATATCCGGAGCTGTAGTGACGGGAAAAAGAGGCCTCCACTTGAGAGTTTCCAGAGGTCGTCTGAAGTATTGGCCCCGCATGGTAAGAAGCGGCCTCCTGCAATGGGACGTAATGGGTCGCGCCCGAAGAAGAGTAAATCTGGCCACTTTGAACCAGTTAAACTGGCTGCACCAGCAAACACCTCAAATGCTTTGTTGATGGAAAAGTGTAAGACATTGTTAGACCTTACGAGATCACATCAGTATGGTTGGGTTTTTAATGAGCCAGTTGATGTTGTGAAGTTGAAGATCCCAGATTATTTCACCGTCATCAAATATCCAATGGATTTGGGCACTGTGAAGAGTAAGATAGCTTCAGGTGGATATTTAAGCCCACTCGAGTTTGCTGCAGATGTGCGGCTTACTTTCTCTAATGCTATGACTTACAACCCACCCGGAAATGATGTCCATATCATGGCAAAAACACTCAGTAAATTTTTTGAAGCGAGATGGAAGGCTATCGAGAAGAAGCTTTCATTGACCACTGATGAGCAATCGGTGCCAAGAGCTGCTGATCATGTAGAAAGTGAAATTAATACTCAAATTCCACCcacaaaaaggaagaaaaccGTCACACAGAATGATGCTAGTGTCCAGCCAGAGCCTGTTCGGCAGATAATGACTGGTGATGAGAGGCTGAAACTGAGCGCAGAATTGGAGGCTTTGCTGGTAGAATTGCCTGAAAGCATTGTTGATTTCTTGAAGGAACATAGTGCAGGGCAAACCGATGAGGAGGAGATTGAGATTGATATTGAGGCTCTTAGTGATGATACCCTGTTCACGCTAAGGAAGCTTTTAGATGACTATATGCTGGAAAGACAGAAAAACCAGGAAAAAGCTGAGCCTTGTGAAATTGAG CTGCATAACGAGTCAGGGTTTAGCAATTCATCTTTGCAACCATGTAAAG ATGAGGATGTGGATATCGTTGGCGGTAATGATCCTCCCGTTTCAAGTCACTCTCCAGTTGAGATAGAGAAAGATATAGCCAATAGGAACAGTAAATGCAGTAGTTCAAGTAGCTCCAGTGGTGAATCAGGCTCTTCATCCAGTG ATTCAGATTCAGGCAGTTCATCTAGAAGTGAAACAGATGCTGCTAAAGGTTCAGTTCCTGTTGATGTTAAG GAAAATCTGGGCTCTGGGGCCACTTCAGACCCAAAGAAAAACGATCTTGGTGATTCAGAAATTGAAAATTGCGAGTTTTTAG ATTCGGTAAATGGAGTGGGGCTAGTTGAGCAGAACACCCAGTGCAAGCCCATGTCTGCTGAGGTAGATGGCCATCAAGAGG GGGAGAGTGCTCCATCTGAGAGGCAAGTCTCCCCCGAGAAGCTTTATCGTGCAGCTTTATTGAGGAGTCGATTTGCTGACACCATACTTAAAGCTCGAGAAAAGGCACTTGAAAAG GATGAAAAGCGGGATCCTGAAAAACTACGACTTGAGAGGGAGGAACTTGAAAGGCGGCAGAAAGAAG AAAAAGCTCGATTGCAAGCTGAGGCAAAGGCTGCTGAGGAGTTTAGAAGAAAGGCTGAAGCAGAAGCTGCAGCTGAAGCAAAAAGGCAGAGGGAATTAGACAGAGAAGCTGCACGACAGGCATTGCTAAAG ATGGAGAAGACGGTCGATATCAATGAGAACGGTCAATTTATGGAAGATTTAGAAATGCTCAGGGCTGCCCCTGATGAGCATCTACAAAGTTTCACTGAAGAGACGAGCCCAGATCATTCTAAAAATGTTTTCGGCAGTTTCAAACTTCAGGGTAGTAACCCCTTGGAACAACTTGGACTATACATGAAggacgatgatgatgatgaagaagaagttGAACCATCCAAGAGTGCTCCAGAACCAGTAAACGATGTCGAGGAAGGAGAAATTGATTGA
- the LOC122281325 gene encoding uncharacterized protein LOC122281325: MATSAFKSTTKRTPIGASSSSLDDSGSSNRSSAYRRSRSLSRFSRRLPPSGADDFEYDVPPPRGKFVNTVRGSGFPEISLDDLAMEFFGSVDRGRSGSRRSESVPASQSLASLSQRRGRSVSRQSSRAGADGRGNVCNNSGGGRMAAESNSRRRRSVSVVPCRISDSESDIDHSQSYSNCANQKSFGSRNNQMPLSNGPVVSNQRQVLRRSFSQKDLKSHDGYSSQSSVLTDDEGKEAHSSRRGIEKRTRAASTQKKAERPAADDVDSKLYAAMREELINSVEEIRMGLEQEAAKMKTSFSGSDDCLQPNNSGALQTVSSIRKNYSTILEQTEKRKKDLLAKIVLEERRGRELSKIVNKLLPDPKKTAVEKPSGNRKRSNDRSRMSKRLTEEAEKYIEDFISNVKDTDISSLDGERSDTNSSLGGVIKLETLQSPAVSDPLPVEMDGIALPWLHWEASNDATQSCMRKAEPPVTPNRLLDATQEVSSAQNQRNHSASSCGSWSPEVTLGLSMKNIGEDIGPKNGELGGQSCSGESRGLGLEMDEYLKAQSNENFLFEKWNQTQRINSGGLLLCDRMFLGL, from the exons ATGGCGACGTCGGCGTTCAAATCAACAACGAAGAGAACCCCGATAGGAGCTTCATCGTCGTCCTTGGACGACTCCGGCTCGTCCAATCGGAGCTCGGCTTACCGCCGCTCTCGAAGTCTCAGCCGGTTCTCGCGCCGGTTACCTCCATCGGGAGCTGATGACTTTGAATACGACGTTCCGCCTCCTAGAGGAAAGTTTGTGAACACGGTGAGGGGCTCGGGTTTCCCGGAGATCAGCCTCGACGACCTCGCCATGGAGTTCTTCGGCTCCGTCGACCGAGGACGCTCGGGTTCAAGGAGATCTGAGAGCGTCCCTGCGAGTCAGTCTCTCGCGTCGTTGTCGCAGAGACGGGGGAGGTCGGTGTCGAGGCAAAGCTCGAGAGCGGGTGCAGATGGGAGGGGCAATGTGTGTAACAACTCCGGTGGAGGAAGGATGGCTGCAGAAAGTAATTCGAGGAGGCGACGTTCGGTTTCGGTGGTGCCGTGTCGGATTAGCGATTCCGAG AGTGATATAGACCATTCTCAGAGTTATAGCAATTGTGCTAATCAGAAGAGTTTTGGTAGCAGAAACAACCAAATGCCATTATCCAATGGGCCAGTAGTTTCAAATCAAAGACAAGTGCTGAGAAGGTCTTTTAGTCAAAAAGATCTCAAGTCCCATGATGGCTATTCT AGCCAGTCTTCTGTCCTTACTGATGATGAAGGAAAGGAGGCTCATTCTAGTAGAAGGGGGATTGAGAAGAGAACACGAGCCGCTTCTACCCAAAAGaag GCAGAGCGCCCTGCTGCAGATGATGTTGACAGCAAATTGTATGCAGCAATGCGGGAAGAACTTATAAATTCTGTGGAGGAGATCAGAATGGGACTTGAACAA GAAGCAGCTAAAATGAAAACCTCTTTTTCAGGAAGTGATGATTGCTTGCAACCAAATAATTCCGGTGCTCTTCAGACTGtttcttcaatcagaaagaacTACTCAACAATATTGGAGCAG ACAGAGAAGCGTAAAAAAGATTTGTTGGCTAAAATAGTGTTGGAGGAGCGTCGTGGTCGGGAGCTGTCTAAGATTGTGAACAAATTGCTTCCTGATCCAAAGAAAACTGCTGTAGAAAAACCTTCAGGAAATAGAAAG AGGAGTAATGACAGAAGTAGGATGTCAAAGCGATTGACTGAGGAGGCAGAGAAGTATATTGAGGACTTCATTTCTAACGTCAAGGATACAGACATTTCCTCTCTTGACGGAGAAAGGAGTGATACAAACTCATCTTTAGGAGGAGTTATCAAGCTAGAAACTCTTCAAAGTCCAGCGGTATCTGATCCTCTTCCTGTAGAAATGGATGGGATTGCACTGCCTTGGTTGCACTGGGAAGCTAGTAATGATGCCACTCAATCATGCATGAGAAAGGCAGAGCCACCAGTAACTCCAAATAGATTACTGGATGCAACCCAG GAAGTGTCCAGTGCACAAAATCAAAGAAATCATTCTGCCAGCAGTTGTGGGAGTTGGAGCCCTGAAGTTACTCTTGGCCTATCGATGAAGAACATAGGAGAAGATATAGGCCCCAAGAATGGAGAACTTGGGGGCCAATCTTGTTCTGGTGAATCGAGAGGATTAGGGCTTGAAATGGACGAATATCTCAAGGCTCAAAGCAACGAAAATTTTCTTTTCGAAAAATGGAACCAGACTCAGAGAATTAATTCAGGTGGTCTGCTGCTTTGTGACCGCATGTTCCTCGGGCTCTAA
- the LOC122281324 gene encoding transcription factor GTE10-like isoform X1, which produces MAPAVPIEFTGQKESRKFSLPPMMGKSRKYSKGHSSGFVPDFRHAVETIGESEGFGSSGRVDTEMTVSEDSYAPKRKCISLNADSCDSFVVPMQVLSLSKMSRLERKDLESRLKMELEQVRTLQVKIFSLSSNAVVLSPSSDIRSCSDGKKRPPLESFQRSSEVLAPHGKKRPPAMGRNGSRPKKSKSGHFEPVKLAAPANTSNALLMEKCKTLLDLTRSHQYGWVFNEPVDVVKLKIPDYFTVIKYPMDLGTVKSKIASGGYLSPLEFAADVRLTFSNAMTYNPPGNDVHIMAKTLSKFFEARWKAIEKKLSLTTDEQSVPRAADHVESEINTQIPPTKRKKTVTQNDASVQPEPVRQIMTGDERLKLSAELEALLVELPESIVDFLKEHSAGQTDEEEIEIDIEALSDDTLFTLRKLLDDYMLERQKNQEKAEPCEIELHNESGFSNSSLQPCKGNDHADEDVDIVGGNDPPVSSHSPVEIEKDIANRNSKCSSSSSSSGESGSSSSDSDSGSSSRSETDAAKGSVPVDVKENLGSGATSDPKKNDLGDSEIENCEFLDSVNGVGLVEQNTQCKPMSAEVDGHQEGESAPSERQVSPEKLYRAALLRSRFADTILKAREKALEKDEKRDPEKLRLEREELERRQKEEKARLQAEAKAAEEFRRKAEAEAAAEAKRQRELDREAARQALLKMEKTVDINENGQFMEDLEMLRAAPDEHLQSFTEETSPDHSKNVFGSFKLQGSNPLEQLGLYMKDDDDDEEEVEPSKSAPEPVNDVEEGEID; this is translated from the exons ATGGCACCGGCTGTTCCCATAGAGTTCACTGGACAGAAGGAATCGAGGAAGTTTTCATTACCTCCAATGATGGGGAAGTCAAGGAAGTACTCTAAAGGGCATTCGTCTGGTTTTGTCCCAGATTTTCGGCATGCAGTTGAGACGATTGGTGAATCAGAAGGTTTTGGTAGTTCTGGAAGGGTTGACACTGAGATGACCGTTTCTGAGGATTCATATGCCCCCAAGAGGAAATGCATTAGCTTGAATGCGGATAGTTGTGATAGTTTTGTTGTCCCAATGCAAGTTTTGTCATTGTCGAAAATGTCACGGTTGGAAAGGAAGGACTTAGAATCGAGGTTGAAAATGGAGCTTGAACAGGTCCGGACACTTCAGGTGAAGATTTTTAGTCTCAGTTCAAATGCTGTAGTATTATCCCCATCTAGTGATATCCGGAGCTGTAGTGACGGGAAAAAGAGGCCTCCACTTGAGAGTTTCCAGAGGTCGTCTGAAGTATTGGCCCCGCATGGTAAGAAGCGGCCTCCTGCAATGGGACGTAATGGGTCGCGCCCGAAGAAGAGTAAATCTGGCCACTTTGAACCAGTTAAACTGGCTGCACCAGCAAACACCTCAAATGCTTTGTTGATGGAAAAGTGTAAGACATTGTTAGACCTTACGAGATCACATCAGTATGGTTGGGTTTTTAATGAGCCAGTTGATGTTGTGAAGTTGAAGATCCCAGATTATTTCACCGTCATCAAATATCCAATGGATTTGGGCACTGTGAAGAGTAAGATAGCTTCAGGTGGATATTTAAGCCCACTCGAGTTTGCTGCAGATGTGCGGCTTACTTTCTCTAATGCTATGACTTACAACCCACCCGGAAATGATGTCCATATCATGGCAAAAACACTCAGTAAATTTTTTGAAGCGAGATGGAAGGCTATCGAGAAGAAGCTTTCATTGACCACTGATGAGCAATCGGTGCCAAGAGCTGCTGATCATGTAGAAAGTGAAATTAATACTCAAATTCCACCcacaaaaaggaagaaaaccGTCACACAGAATGATGCTAGTGTCCAGCCAGAGCCTGTTCGGCAGATAATGACTGGTGATGAGAGGCTGAAACTGAGCGCAGAATTGGAGGCTTTGCTGGTAGAATTGCCTGAAAGCATTGTTGATTTCTTGAAGGAACATAGTGCAGGGCAAACCGATGAGGAGGAGATTGAGATTGATATTGAGGCTCTTAGTGATGATACCCTGTTCACGCTAAGGAAGCTTTTAGATGACTATATGCTGGAAAGACAGAAAAACCAGGAAAAAGCTGAGCCTTGTGAAATTGAG CTGCATAACGAGTCAGGGTTTAGCAATTCATCTTTGCAACCATGTAAAG GCAATGACCATGCAGATGAGGATGTGGATATCGTTGGCGGTAATGATCCTCCCGTTTCAAGTCACTCTCCAGTTGAGATAGAGAAAGATATAGCCAATAGGAACAGTAAATGCAGTAGTTCAAGTAGCTCCAGTGGTGAATCAGGCTCTTCATCCAGTG ATTCAGATTCAGGCAGTTCATCTAGAAGTGAAACAGATGCTGCTAAAGGTTCAGTTCCTGTTGATGTTAAG GAAAATCTGGGCTCTGGGGCCACTTCAGACCCAAAGAAAAACGATCTTGGTGATTCAGAAATTGAAAATTGCGAGTTTTTAG ATTCGGTAAATGGAGTGGGGCTAGTTGAGCAGAACACCCAGTGCAAGCCCATGTCTGCTGAGGTAGATGGCCATCAAGAGG GGGAGAGTGCTCCATCTGAGAGGCAAGTCTCCCCCGAGAAGCTTTATCGTGCAGCTTTATTGAGGAGTCGATTTGCTGACACCATACTTAAAGCTCGAGAAAAGGCACTTGAAAAG GATGAAAAGCGGGATCCTGAAAAACTACGACTTGAGAGGGAGGAACTTGAAAGGCGGCAGAAAGAAG AAAAAGCTCGATTGCAAGCTGAGGCAAAGGCTGCTGAGGAGTTTAGAAGAAAGGCTGAAGCAGAAGCTGCAGCTGAAGCAAAAAGGCAGAGGGAATTAGACAGAGAAGCTGCACGACAGGCATTGCTAAAG ATGGAGAAGACGGTCGATATCAATGAGAACGGTCAATTTATGGAAGATTTAGAAATGCTCAGGGCTGCCCCTGATGAGCATCTACAAAGTTTCACTGAAGAGACGAGCCCAGATCATTCTAAAAATGTTTTCGGCAGTTTCAAACTTCAGGGTAGTAACCCCTTGGAACAACTTGGACTATACATGAAggacgatgatgatgatgaagaagaagttGAACCATCCAAGAGTGCTCCAGAACCAGTAAACGATGTCGAGGAAGGAGAAATTGATTGA
- the LOC122280473 gene encoding uncharacterized protein LOC122280473: MDGRGGCCIGIARYGGGFYHDTSKVDRIMLRFRPIAPKPAVGGSDHGSSSSEKADVRVKSGRGKRRYVRDNNNTLNSKRCNRKRKASPEERVVTLPLLPEAPDRKDLPERESPVENHDRTVLTKEAWKVPMWLSFDGNYKVGNGLDRFSGLSDRKAVVSPEVEEVGSCVIVECVTDTWVDGGGLGETDAERMTTLGRDTCPGFVSDDLRRVTWTNAAYRRMVELGSDAADHQELRPCLVMKDESVIKRLNYPAFSCRVRLVQYYTCGKERSSLTLPCDVWRMDGGGFAWRLDVKAALSLGR; this comes from the coding sequence ATGGATGGGAGAGGTGGGTGCTGTATTGGGATAGCGAGGTACGGCGGTGGATTTTATCATGATACGTCCAAGGTGGATAGGATAATGCTCAGGTTCCGGCCGATTGCGCCGAAACCTGCCGTTGGGGGCTCAGATCACGGTAGTTCCTCTTCGGAGAAAGCAGACGTGCGCGTCAAAAGtgggagaggaaaaagaaggtACGTGagagataataataatactctTAATAGTAAGAGGTGCAATAGGAAGAGAAAGGCTTCGCCGGAAGAGAGGGTAGTTACTTTGCCTTTGTTGCCGGAGGCCCCTGACCGGAAGGATTTACCGGAGAGGGAGTCTCCAGTTGAGAACCATGACCGAACGGTGCTGACGAAGGAAGCGTGGAAAGTGCCCATGTGGCTCAGCTTTGACGGGAATTATAAGGTGGGCAATGGGTTAGATCGGTTCAGTGGGTTATCAGATCGGAAAGCAGTGGTGTCTCCGGAGGTGGAAGAGGTTGGTTCTTGCGTGATAGTGGAGTGCGTGACCGACACGTGGGTGGATGGTGGTGGCCTGGGGGAAACGGATGCGGAGAGGATGACAACTCTGGGGAGGGACACATGTCCGGGGTTCGTATCAGACGATCTGCGTAGGGTGACGTGGACGAATGCGGCATACAGGAGGATGGTGGAGCTGGGGTCAGATGCTGCAGATCATCAGGAGTTGAGGCCTTGTCTGGTGATGAAGGACGAGAGTGTGATCAAGAGGCTAAACTATCCGGCGTTCAGTTGCAGGGTGAGGCTGGTTCAGTACTACACATGTGGGAAGGAGAGAAGCTCTCTGACACTTCCCTGTGATGTGTGGAGAATGGACGGTGGTGGATTTGCATGGAGGCTGGACGTCAAGGCTGCGCTCAGTCTGGGCCGGTGA
- the LOC122281324 gene encoding transcription factor GTE10-like isoform X2: MAPAVPIEFTGQKESRKFSLPPMMGKSRKYSKGHSSGFVPDFRHAVETIGESEGFGSSGRVDTEMTVSEDSYAPKRKCISLNADSCDSFVVPMQVLSLSKMSRLERKDLESRLKMELEQVRTLQVKIFSLSSNAVVLSPSSDIRSCSDGKKRPPLESFQRSSEVLAPHGKKRPPAMGRNGSRPKKSKSGHFEPVKLAAPANTSNALLMEKCKTLLDLTRSHQYGWVFNEPVDVVKLKIPDYFTVIKYPMDLGTVKSKIASGGYLSPLEFAADVRLTFSNAMTYNPPGNDVHIMAKTLSKFFEARWKAIEKKLSLTTDEQSVPRAADHVESEINTQIPPTKRKKTVTQNDASVQPEPVRQIMTGDERLKLSAELEALLVELPESIVDFLKEHSAGQTDEEEIEIDIEALSDDTLFTLRKLLDDYMLERQKNQEKAEPCEIELHNESGFSNSSLQPCNDHADEDVDIVGGNDPPVSSHSPVEIEKDIANRNSKCSSSSSSSGESGSSSSDSDSGSSSRSETDAAKGSVPVDVKENLGSGATSDPKKNDLGDSEIENCEFLDSVNGVGLVEQNTQCKPMSAEVDGHQEGESAPSERQVSPEKLYRAALLRSRFADTILKAREKALEKDEKRDPEKLRLEREELERRQKEEKARLQAEAKAAEEFRRKAEAEAAAEAKRQRELDREAARQALLKMEKTVDINENGQFMEDLEMLRAAPDEHLQSFTEETSPDHSKNVFGSFKLQGSNPLEQLGLYMKDDDDDEEEVEPSKSAPEPVNDVEEGEID, translated from the exons ATGGCACCGGCTGTTCCCATAGAGTTCACTGGACAGAAGGAATCGAGGAAGTTTTCATTACCTCCAATGATGGGGAAGTCAAGGAAGTACTCTAAAGGGCATTCGTCTGGTTTTGTCCCAGATTTTCGGCATGCAGTTGAGACGATTGGTGAATCAGAAGGTTTTGGTAGTTCTGGAAGGGTTGACACTGAGATGACCGTTTCTGAGGATTCATATGCCCCCAAGAGGAAATGCATTAGCTTGAATGCGGATAGTTGTGATAGTTTTGTTGTCCCAATGCAAGTTTTGTCATTGTCGAAAATGTCACGGTTGGAAAGGAAGGACTTAGAATCGAGGTTGAAAATGGAGCTTGAACAGGTCCGGACACTTCAGGTGAAGATTTTTAGTCTCAGTTCAAATGCTGTAGTATTATCCCCATCTAGTGATATCCGGAGCTGTAGTGACGGGAAAAAGAGGCCTCCACTTGAGAGTTTCCAGAGGTCGTCTGAAGTATTGGCCCCGCATGGTAAGAAGCGGCCTCCTGCAATGGGACGTAATGGGTCGCGCCCGAAGAAGAGTAAATCTGGCCACTTTGAACCAGTTAAACTGGCTGCACCAGCAAACACCTCAAATGCTTTGTTGATGGAAAAGTGTAAGACATTGTTAGACCTTACGAGATCACATCAGTATGGTTGGGTTTTTAATGAGCCAGTTGATGTTGTGAAGTTGAAGATCCCAGATTATTTCACCGTCATCAAATATCCAATGGATTTGGGCACTGTGAAGAGTAAGATAGCTTCAGGTGGATATTTAAGCCCACTCGAGTTTGCTGCAGATGTGCGGCTTACTTTCTCTAATGCTATGACTTACAACCCACCCGGAAATGATGTCCATATCATGGCAAAAACACTCAGTAAATTTTTTGAAGCGAGATGGAAGGCTATCGAGAAGAAGCTTTCATTGACCACTGATGAGCAATCGGTGCCAAGAGCTGCTGATCATGTAGAAAGTGAAATTAATACTCAAATTCCACCcacaaaaaggaagaaaaccGTCACACAGAATGATGCTAGTGTCCAGCCAGAGCCTGTTCGGCAGATAATGACTGGTGATGAGAGGCTGAAACTGAGCGCAGAATTGGAGGCTTTGCTGGTAGAATTGCCTGAAAGCATTGTTGATTTCTTGAAGGAACATAGTGCAGGGCAAACCGATGAGGAGGAGATTGAGATTGATATTGAGGCTCTTAGTGATGATACCCTGTTCACGCTAAGGAAGCTTTTAGATGACTATATGCTGGAAAGACAGAAAAACCAGGAAAAAGCTGAGCCTTGTGAAATTGAG CTGCATAACGAGTCAGGGTTTAGCAATTCATCTTTGCAACCAT GCAATGACCATGCAGATGAGGATGTGGATATCGTTGGCGGTAATGATCCTCCCGTTTCAAGTCACTCTCCAGTTGAGATAGAGAAAGATATAGCCAATAGGAACAGTAAATGCAGTAGTTCAAGTAGCTCCAGTGGTGAATCAGGCTCTTCATCCAGTG ATTCAGATTCAGGCAGTTCATCTAGAAGTGAAACAGATGCTGCTAAAGGTTCAGTTCCTGTTGATGTTAAG GAAAATCTGGGCTCTGGGGCCACTTCAGACCCAAAGAAAAACGATCTTGGTGATTCAGAAATTGAAAATTGCGAGTTTTTAG ATTCGGTAAATGGAGTGGGGCTAGTTGAGCAGAACACCCAGTGCAAGCCCATGTCTGCTGAGGTAGATGGCCATCAAGAGG GGGAGAGTGCTCCATCTGAGAGGCAAGTCTCCCCCGAGAAGCTTTATCGTGCAGCTTTATTGAGGAGTCGATTTGCTGACACCATACTTAAAGCTCGAGAAAAGGCACTTGAAAAG GATGAAAAGCGGGATCCTGAAAAACTACGACTTGAGAGGGAGGAACTTGAAAGGCGGCAGAAAGAAG AAAAAGCTCGATTGCAAGCTGAGGCAAAGGCTGCTGAGGAGTTTAGAAGAAAGGCTGAAGCAGAAGCTGCAGCTGAAGCAAAAAGGCAGAGGGAATTAGACAGAGAAGCTGCACGACAGGCATTGCTAAAG ATGGAGAAGACGGTCGATATCAATGAGAACGGTCAATTTATGGAAGATTTAGAAATGCTCAGGGCTGCCCCTGATGAGCATCTACAAAGTTTCACTGAAGAGACGAGCCCAGATCATTCTAAAAATGTTTTCGGCAGTTTCAAACTTCAGGGTAGTAACCCCTTGGAACAACTTGGACTATACATGAAggacgatgatgatgatgaagaagaagttGAACCATCCAAGAGTGCTCCAGAACCAGTAAACGATGTCGAGGAAGGAGAAATTGATTGA
- the LOC122281326 gene encoding glyceraldehyde-3-phosphate dehydrogenase GAPC2, cytosolic, with product MGKVKIGINGFGRIGRLVARVALQRDDVELVAVNDPFITTDYMTYMFKYDSVHGQWKHHDVKVKDSKTLLFGEKHVTVFGARNPEEIPWAETGAEIIVESTGVFTDKEKAAAHLKGGAKKVIISAPSKDAPMFVVGVNEKEYKHELDIISNASCTTNCLAPLAKVINDRFGIVEGLMSAVHSITATQKTVDGPSSKDWRGGRAASFNIIPSSTGAAKAVGKVLPVLNGKLTGMSFRVPTIDVSVVDLTVRLEKAATYDEIKAAIKEESEGKLKGILGYTEDDVVSSDFIGDSRSSIFDAKAGIALNDKFVKLVAWYDNEWGYSSRVVDLIVHVASAK from the exons ATGG GGAAGGTCAAGATCGGAATCAACG GGTTTGGAAGGATCGGCCGTTTGGTGGCAAGGGTTGCTCTGCAGAGAGACGATGTTGAACTTGTTGCTGTTAACGATCCCTTCATCACCACCGACTACATG ACATACATGTTCAAGTACGACTCAGTTCATGGTCAGTGGAAGCATCATGATGTCAAGGTTAAGGACTCTAAGACCCTTCTATTTGGTGAGAAACACGTCACCGTTTTTGGTGCCAG GAACCCAGAGGAGATCCCGTGGGCTGAGACCGGAGCTGAGATCATTGTGGAGTCGACTGGGGTTTTCACTGACAAGGAAAAGGCTGCCGCCCACTTGAAG GGAGGTGCAAAGAAGGTCATCATCTCAGCCCCTAGCAAGGATGCTCCCATGTTTGTGGTGGGTGTCAATGAGAAAGAATACAAGCATGAGCTTGACATCATTTCCAATGCTAGCTGCACTACCAACTGCCTTGCTCCCCTTGCGAAG GTAATAAACGATAGGTTTGGCATTGTTGAGGGTCTAATGTCCGCTGTACACTCCATCACTG CCACACAGAAAACTGTGGATGGGCCATCTAGCAAGGACTGGAGAGGTGGTAGAGCTGCTTCATTCAACATCATTCCTAGCAGTACAGGAGCTGCTAAG GCTGTTGGGAAAGTATTGCCCGTTCTGAATGGGAAATTAACTGGAATGTCTTTCCGTGTTCCTACCATTGATGTCTCTGTGGTTGACCTTACTGTTAGGCTGGAGAAGGCAGCTACTTACGATGAAATTAAGGCTGCTATCAA GGAGGAGTCTGAGGGAAAATTAAAGGGTATCTTGGGTTACACTGAGGACGATGTGGTATCCTCTGACTTTATTGGTGACAGCAG GTCTAGTATTTTTGACGCAAAGGCAGGAATTGCTTTGAATGATAAATTTGTTAAGCTTGTCGCATGGTATGACAACGAGTGGGGTTACAG CTCGCGTGTGGTTGACTTGATCGTTCACGTTGCGTCTGCCAAGTAA